In Syntrophales bacterium, the following are encoded in one genomic region:
- a CDS encoding TRAP transporter large permease: protein MGWILFGSFFVFLLVGVPVGLAVGLSALIIFVVSGIPLQMVPQTFFEGSSSYALVAVPFFILAGDILARGGISERILAIAEATIGRIRGGLGIVATCTSMFIAAISGSGAATTAAVGASLLPEMNKKKYDTDFSAALIASSGTIGVVIPPSVPMVLYAVIAGESVAKLFMGGFIPGTMMGVGLITYAIWYSNRQGYPASEKLSARMVAQRLFNALWGLMTPVIILGGIFAGYFTPSEAAAIAVDYTLLIAWLVYRSLTFRRFYELVVGAGVTSALIMFIIGTAKIFGWGLAFYEIPEAVAKSMLVIAGNSVFLIYLIMTIIILIAGFFMETASALIILTPIFLPLIAAIGGDTVHFGVIMTIGLAIGMATPPMAINIFVASAISGRSLEQISRAIWPMVIILVAVLLICTYFPWFVMVLPKAFMGVQ from the coding sequence ATGGGCTGGATCCTTTTCGGAAGCTTTTTCGTCTTCCTGCTCGTCGGCGTTCCCGTCGGACTGGCGGTGGGCCTCTCCGCACTCATCATCTTTGTCGTTTCGGGCATTCCCCTGCAGATGGTGCCCCAGACCTTCTTTGAAGGAAGCAGCTCCTATGCCCTGGTTGCCGTCCCCTTTTTCATCCTTGCCGGAGACATTCTGGCCCGGGGAGGCATCTCGGAGCGGATTCTGGCCATCGCCGAAGCGACCATCGGGCGAATCCGGGGAGGCCTTGGAATCGTGGCCACCTGCACGTCCATGTTCATCGCCGCGATTTCCGGTTCCGGGGCGGCGACCACGGCGGCGGTGGGCGCATCGCTCCTGCCGGAGATGAACAAGAAAAAATACGACACGGATTTTTCCGCGGCCCTCATCGCGTCCTCCGGAACCATTGGTGTCGTCATCCCGCCCAGCGTTCCCATGGTTCTCTACGCGGTCATCGCCGGGGAATCCGTGGCCAAGCTCTTCATGGGAGGCTTCATTCCGGGAACCATGATGGGAGTCGGCCTGATCACGTATGCCATCTGGTATTCGAACCGGCAGGGCTATCCCGCCAGCGAAAAGCTTTCTGCCCGAATGGTCGCCCAGCGCTTATTCAATGCCCTCTGGGGACTTATGACCCCCGTAATCATCCTGGGTGGTATTTTTGCCGGCTATTTTACGCCTTCGGAAGCGGCTGCCATCGCCGTCGATTATACGCTGCTCATCGCCTGGCTCGTCTACAGGAGCCTGACCTTCAGGCGGTTCTATGAGCTGGTGGTCGGCGCGGGGGTCACGTCCGCCCTGATCATGTTCATCATCGGCACCGCGAAAATCTTCGGCTGGGGGCTTGCCTTCTATGAAATCCCCGAAGCCGTGGCCAAATCCATGCTCGTCATCGCCGGAAACAGTGTTTTCCTGATTTACCTGATCATGACCATCATTATCCTCATCGCCGGATTTTTCATGGAGACGGCTTCCGCCCTGATTATTTTGACGCCGATTTTCCTTCCCCTCATTGCCGCAATCGGGGGTGACACCGTTCATTTCGGCGTGATCATGACGATCGGCCTGGCCATCGGCATGGCGACCCCACCCATGGCCATCAACATTTTCGTGGCCAGCGCAATCAGCGGCCGCTCCCTGGAGCAGATCAGCAGGGCGATCTGGCCCATGGTCATCATTCTCGTCGCCGTGCTTCTGATCTGCACCTATTTCCCCTGGTTTGTCATGGTCCTGCCGAAGGCCTTCATGGGCGTGCAATAG
- a CDS encoding SHOCT domain-containing protein — MWILFLVAIGVLVYFIVRNAKTGGSAGEPGETPLDILKKRYARGEITKEDFDRMKRDLSE; from the coding sequence ATGTGGATCCTGTTTCTCGTCGCAATCGGCGTCCTGGTCTACTTCATCGTCCGGAACGCCAAGACAGGAGGGAGTGCGGGGGAGCCGGGGGAGACCCCCCTCGACATCCTGAAGAAGCGCTATGCCAGGGGTGAAATCACAAAGGAGGATTTCGACCGGATGAAAAGGGACCTTTCTGAGTAG
- a CDS encoding TRAP transporter small permease — translation MESVTASERKRGEGAAIASSRLLQLSDRINGWSEKLLFVLMLAMIFFTTIQVVFRVFFTAFSWTEEITCFLLFFASLVGASVAFKRGSHIAVTFVAQRLPGAVQKALAIGVHLLGILFFAVIAIHGTLLMGTESQQLSPGLQIPMFWIYVAFPVMGAVIILHLLAGIRQTIKKV, via the coding sequence ATGGAATCCGTGACGGCGTCGGAGCGGAAACGGGGAGAGGGGGCGGCAATCGCCTCCTCCCGCCTTTTGCAGTTGAGTGACCGGATCAACGGCTGGAGTGAAAAACTCCTGTTCGTGCTGATGCTGGCCATGATCTTTTTTACCACCATTCAGGTTGTCTTTCGGGTCTTCTTCACCGCATTTTCCTGGACCGAAGAGATCACCTGCTTCCTCCTTTTTTTCGCATCCCTGGTGGGGGCTTCCGTGGCATTCAAGAGAGGCTCCCACATTGCGGTGACGTTCGTCGCCCAGCGCCTACCCGGGGCGGTGCAAAAGGCCCTGGCGATCGGCGTTCATCTCCTCGGGATCCTCTTCTTCGCTGTCATTGCAATTCACGGAACCCTGCTCATGGGGACCGAATCCCAACAGCTGTCGCCGGGCCTGCAAATTCCAATGTTTTGGATCTATGTTGCCTTTCCCGTCATGGGTGCGGTGATCATCCTGCACCTTCTGGCCGGGATCCGGCAGACGATCAAGAAGGTCTGA
- a CDS encoding DUF302 domain-containing protein: MISYGFTKESSLPFEKVREAVTEELQKEGFGILTEIDLREKFKEKLGVDFKRYVILGACNPPNAYKSVQAEENIGLMLPCNVIIYERGNRTVLSIVRPTVAMQMIDNVELKSIAELIEKKLKNVFDAVP; this comes from the coding sequence ATGATCAGCTACGGATTCACAAAGGAATCGAGCCTCCCGTTCGAGAAGGTCCGGGAGGCCGTCACCGAGGAACTTCAAAAGGAAGGCTTCGGAATCCTCACGGAGATCGACCTCCGGGAGAAGTTCAAGGAGAAGCTCGGTGTCGACTTCAAGAGATACGTGATCCTTGGGGCCTGCAATCCACCGAATGCGTACAAGTCCGTTCAGGCGGAGGAGAACATCGGGCTGATGCTACCTTGTAACGTGATCATCTATGAACGGGGAAACAGGACGGTCCTGTCGATCGTCAGGCCGACGGTGGCTATGCAGATGATCGACAACGTGGAGTTGAAGTCCATTGCCGAACTCATTGAGAAAAAACTGAAAAATGTCTTCGATGCGGTTCCATAG
- a CDS encoding class I SAM-dependent methyltransferase — translation MATDAEAQTQLTRKRYNRIAWFYDRMESLPEVFFSGWRGRLLARAQGKILEIGVGTGKNFQYYPAGADVTGVDIADRMITIAKRKAAERGLPFRLEEGDAQDLAWPDDSFDTVVATFLFCSVPDPVKGLRELRRVVKPDGRVLLLEHVRIDGPLMGRLMDWLNPLVVRIVGANINRRTVDNVRAAGFVIEEMEHLGPMKMVKMMIARPDKARSDEGGKP, via the coding sequence TTGGCGACGGATGCAGAAGCTCAGACACAGCTGACAAGGAAGCGATACAACCGGATTGCCTGGTTCTATGACCGAATGGAGTCCCTTCCGGAGGTCTTCTTTTCCGGGTGGAGAGGGCGACTCCTGGCCCGGGCACAGGGAAAAATACTCGAGATCGGAGTCGGAACCGGCAAGAATTTCCAGTATTATCCTGCCGGTGCCGACGTCACGGGGGTCGACATTGCCGACCGGATGATTACTATAGCTAAAAGGAAGGCCGCCGAACGCGGGCTGCCTTTCCGGCTCGAGGAGGGAGACGCGCAGGACTTGGCCTGGCCGGACGACTCCTTTGACACGGTCGTGGCGACATTCTTATTTTGCTCCGTTCCGGATCCGGTGAAGGGCCTCCGGGAGCTCCGCAGGGTTGTCAAGCCCGATGGCAGGGTCCTGCTCCTGGAGCACGTGCGGATCGACGGGCCGTTGATGGGCCGGCTGATGGACTGGCTGAATCCGCTGGTCGTCCGCATCGTGGGGGCCAACATCAACCGGCGGACGGTGGACAACGTGAGGGCCGCGGGCTTCGTGATCGAGGAGATGGAGCATCTGGGGCCGATGAAGATGGTCAAGATGATGATCGCCCGTCCGGACAAGGCGCGGTCTGATGAAGGAGGGAAGCCATGA
- a CDS encoding TRAP transporter substrate-binding protein: MKRLLSVLMIVVFTLAGSAFAMEIKFAHVVNEKDAFHVAALKFKELVESRTQGALTVTIFPNAKLGDERTLLERMKMGIVDAGIITSGPIINFVPSFGVIDLPFLFRDPKHAYKVLDGGIGQKLMADLESQGWKGLAFGERGFRNLTNSKRPVNTPNDIKGLKIRVMQNPVYVDSFKALGANAVPMAWTEVLTALQQGTVDGQENPLNVIMAFKLYETQKYLSITRHAYAPAPIIMSMSTWKKLTPAQQGIVKKAAQEAAEYERAWDNRMEAGWLKELKAKGMVVASPNLNSFRKAVKPVYDQYTPKYGKGLIESIQNTK, translated from the coding sequence ATGAAGAGATTGCTGTCAGTCTTAATGATCGTGGTGTTCACCCTGGCCGGATCCGCATTTGCCATGGAAATCAAGTTTGCGCACGTGGTGAACGAGAAGGACGCTTTTCACGTGGCGGCGTTGAAGTTCAAGGAACTCGTGGAGAGCCGAACCCAGGGCGCGCTTACCGTCACCATCTTTCCCAACGCGAAACTGGGAGACGAGCGCACGCTCCTGGAGCGGATGAAGATGGGCATTGTCGATGCGGGAATCATCACCAGCGGCCCGATCATCAATTTTGTTCCTTCCTTTGGAGTGATCGATCTTCCATTTCTTTTCCGGGATCCCAAACACGCTTACAAAGTCCTCGATGGAGGCATCGGGCAGAAACTGATGGCCGATCTGGAATCCCAGGGCTGGAAGGGTCTGGCCTTCGGCGAGAGGGGATTCCGCAACCTGACGAACAGCAAGCGCCCCGTGAATACACCCAATGACATCAAGGGATTGAAGATCCGGGTCATGCAGAATCCGGTCTATGTGGATTCTTTCAAGGCCCTGGGAGCCAATGCCGTGCCGATGGCCTGGACGGAGGTCCTCACGGCGCTTCAGCAGGGAACGGTGGATGGGCAGGAAAATCCCCTCAACGTCATCATGGCGTTCAAACTTTATGAAACGCAGAAATATCTGAGCATCACACGCCACGCCTATGCCCCCGCCCCCATCATCATGAGCATGAGCACCTGGAAAAAACTCACCCCCGCCCAGCAGGGAATCGTCAAGAAAGCCGCCCAGGAAGCGGCCGAATACGAACGGGCCTGGGACAACCGGATGGAGGCTGGCTGGCTGAAGGAACTGAAGGCGAAAGGCATGGTCGTGGCATCGCCAAACCTGAATTCCTTCCGCAAGGCCGTCAAGCCGGTCTATGACCAGTACACACCCAAATACGGAAAAGGCCTGATCGAATCCATCCAGAACACGAAGTGA
- a CDS encoding HesA/MoeB/ThiF family protein, whose amino-acid sequence MTSDIHLRIREKAARITDPAGRELAVLEDPSALEISALCGPDLHEIYREALGIGVYPGRYVRNLDVISPTEQLKLAEAQVAVAGAGGLGGQVILLLARIGVGRLVVVDHDRFDETNLNRQALCSRETLNRPKAEAAVEVVASVNPGVRVIPHRTKIGASNAESLLAGADVIVDALDNVPDRLVLQERARRLGVPLVHGALAGFEGRVMTIYPGDPGLEQLYEPAAAEADPERPEALLGVPAVTAAVVGSLQAMEVLKILLHRGKPFRQIMAHIDLESGRFEEFRFDGTGEGGLPHRESKPPLT is encoded by the coding sequence ATGACGTCGGACATCCATCTCCGTATCCGTGAGAAGGCAGCCCGAATCACCGACCCGGCGGGGCGCGAACTTGCCGTCCTGGAGGACCCGTCCGCCCTGGAGATCTCCGCCCTCTGCGGCCCGGACCTGCACGAGATCTACCGGGAGGCGCTGGGGATCGGTGTTTATCCCGGCCGCTACGTCCGCAACCTGGACGTCATCTCTCCGACGGAGCAGCTCAAGCTGGCCGAGGCGCAGGTTGCCGTCGCCGGTGCGGGGGGGCTGGGCGGGCAGGTCATCCTGCTCCTGGCGCGGATCGGCGTCGGCCGGCTGGTGGTCGTCGATCACGACCGGTTCGACGAAACGAACCTGAACCGCCAGGCCCTGTGCAGCCGGGAAACCCTGAACAGGCCGAAAGCGGAAGCCGCCGTGGAGGTCGTGGCCTCCGTCAATCCCGGGGTCCGGGTGATCCCGCACCGGACGAAAATCGGCGCTTCAAACGCGGAGTCGCTGCTGGCCGGCGCCGATGTGATCGTCGACGCCCTGGACAACGTGCCGGACCGGCTGGTGCTGCAGGAGAGGGCCCGGCGGCTTGGGGTTCCCCTGGTGCACGGCGCGCTGGCGGGTTTTGAGGGCCGGGTCATGACGATCTACCCGGGAGATCCGGGCCTGGAGCAGCTTTACGAACCTGCGGCAGCCGAGGCCGACCCGGAGCGGCCGGAGGCCCTTCTGGGCGTTCCGGCGGTGACCGCCGCCGTTGTCGGTTCCCTCCAGGCCATGGAAGTGCTCAAGATCCTCCTGCATCGCGGGAAGCCGTTCCGGCAGATCATGGCGCACATCGACCTGGAGAGCGGTCGTTTCGAGGAGTTCCGCTTCGACGGGACGGGGGAGGGCGGATTGCCACACCGGGAATCGAAGCCCCCTCTAACGTAA